One window from the genome of Clupea harengus chromosome 19, Ch_v2.0.2, whole genome shotgun sequence encodes:
- the LOC105903688 gene encoding transmembrane protein 42 has translation MFPGVFYALLAGFLGAVASSSAKLSLGTDYLKGVCETGLRTWGEQRKFRQENETTACDWLHIPLRLLCGGLLFTCNAVMWTFLAKALRYSSSSTQTTVTTTASNFISSAFLGQLIFGETHIALWWVGISLTLSGLLVLHRAAPRDPELTDPNKDD, from the exons ATGTTTCCTGGCGTTTTCTATGCACTGCTGGCGGGTTTCCTGGGAGCCGTAGCGTCCTCGTCTGCGAAACTGTCCCTCGGAACCGATTACCTTAAAGGTGTTTGTGAGACAGGACTGAGGACATGGGGCGAACAGCGTAAATTTCGACAGGAGAACGAAACTACCGCCTGTGACTGG CTGCACATTCCTCTAAGGCTGCTTTGTGGGGGGCTGCTGTTTACCTGTAATGCTGTGATGTGGACGTTTCTGGCCAAAGCGCTCAgatactcctcttcctccactcaAACCACTGTGACCACCACCGCCTCCAACTTCATCTCCTCC GCATTCCTGGGGCAGCTCATCTTTGGCGAGACCCACATTGCGCTGTGGTGGGTGGggatctccctcactctctcggGTCTCCTGGTGCTTCACCGAGCTGCTCCCCGTGACCCAGAGCTAACGGACCCCAACAAGGACGATTAA
- the zdhhc3b gene encoding palmitoyltransferase ZDHHC3 isoform X2 — MKSPAHRSRDIERHAGYLRPEHCAPPPQLGPSGAMWFIRDGCGIVCGVITWMLVLFAEFVVLFVMLMPARSVLYSLVNGVLFNTLAVLALGSHFKAMCTDPGAVPKGNATKEFIESLQLKPGQVVYKCPKCCSIKPDRAHHCSVCKRCIRKMDHHCPWVNNCVGESNQKYFVLFTMYIALISLHSLIMAAFHFVFCFERDWNTCSTFSPPATVILLILLCFEGLLFLIFTSVMFGTQVHSICSDETGIEQLKKEERRWAKKSKWMNLKVVFGHPFSISWLSPFAKPDHGKAEPYQYVV, encoded by the exons ATGAAGAGCCCGGCGCACCGCAGCAGGGACATCGAGAGGCACGCCGGCTACCTGCGCCCAGAGCACTGTGCCCCTCCGCCCCAGCTGGGCCCCTCGGGCGCCATGTGGTTCATCCGCGACGGCTGTGGCATCGTGTGCGGCGTCATCACCTGGATGCTCGTGCTCTTCGCCGAGTTCGTGGTGCTCTTCGTCATGCTCATGCCAGCGCGGAGCGTGCTCTACAGCCTGGTCAACGGCGTGCTCTTCAACACCCTCGCTGTCCTCGCCCTCGGCTCCCACTTCAAGGCCATGTGCACGGACCCG GGAGCAGTGCCCAAAGGAAACGCCACCAAAGAGTTCATAGAGAGCTTACAGCTGAAGCCGGGGCAGGTGGTCTACAAGTGCCCCAAGTGCTGCAGCATCAAGCCAGACAGAGCACACCACTGCAG CGTGTGTAAGCGCTGCATCCGGAAGATGGACCACCATTGCCCCTGGGTGAACAACTGTGTGGGAGAAAGCAACCAGAAGTATTTTGTACTCTtcact ATGTACATTGCACTGATATCGCTGCACTCACTCATCATGGCGGCCTTCCATTTCGTCTTCTGCTTCGAGCGGGACTGGAACA CGTGCAGCACCTTCTCGCCTCCGGCCActgtcatcctcctcatcctcctgtgcTTTGagggcctcctcttcctcatcttcaccTCCGTGATGTTCGGCACACAGGTTCACTCCATCTGTAGCGATGAGACC gGCATAGAGCAGttgaaaaaggaggaaagacGATGGGCCAAAAAGTCAAAGTGGATGAACCTGAAGGTGGTGTTTGGCCACCCCTTTTCTATATCCTGGCTCAGTCCCTTTGCCAAACCCGACCACGGGAAAGCTGAGCCCTACCAGTACGTTGTCTGA
- the zdhhc3b gene encoding palmitoyltransferase ZDHHC3 isoform X1, whose amino-acid sequence MKSPAHRSRDIERHAGYLRPEHCAPPPQLGPSGAMWFIRDGCGIVCGVITWMLVLFAEFVVLFVMLMPARSVLYSLVNGVLFNTLAVLALGSHFKAMCTDPGAVPKGNATKEFIESLQLKPGQVVYKCPKCCSIKPDRAHHCSVCKRCIRKMDHHCPWVNNCVGESNQKYFVLFTMYIALISLHSLIMAAFHFVFCFERDWNNPPHLTPACSTFSPPATVILLILLCFEGLLFLIFTSVMFGTQVHSICSDETGIEQLKKEERRWAKKSKWMNLKVVFGHPFSISWLSPFAKPDHGKAEPYQYVV is encoded by the exons ATGAAGAGCCCGGCGCACCGCAGCAGGGACATCGAGAGGCACGCCGGCTACCTGCGCCCAGAGCACTGTGCCCCTCCGCCCCAGCTGGGCCCCTCGGGCGCCATGTGGTTCATCCGCGACGGCTGTGGCATCGTGTGCGGCGTCATCACCTGGATGCTCGTGCTCTTCGCCGAGTTCGTGGTGCTCTTCGTCATGCTCATGCCAGCGCGGAGCGTGCTCTACAGCCTGGTCAACGGCGTGCTCTTCAACACCCTCGCTGTCCTCGCCCTCGGCTCCCACTTCAAGGCCATGTGCACGGACCCG GGAGCAGTGCCCAAAGGAAACGCCACCAAAGAGTTCATAGAGAGCTTACAGCTGAAGCCGGGGCAGGTGGTCTACAAGTGCCCCAAGTGCTGCAGCATCAAGCCAGACAGAGCACACCACTGCAG CGTGTGTAAGCGCTGCATCCGGAAGATGGACCACCATTGCCCCTGGGTGAACAACTGTGTGGGAGAAAGCAACCAGAAGTATTTTGTACTCTtcact ATGTACATTGCACTGATATCGCTGCACTCACTCATCATGGCGGCCTTCCATTTCGTCTTCTGCTTCGAGCGGGACTGGAACA ATCCCCCCCACCTGACCCCAGCGTGCAGCACCTTCTCGCCTCCGGCCActgtcatcctcctcatcctcctgtgcTTTGagggcctcctcttcctcatcttcaccTCCGTGATGTTCGGCACACAGGTTCACTCCATCTGTAGCGATGAGACC gGCATAGAGCAGttgaaaaaggaggaaagacGATGGGCCAAAAAGTCAAAGTGGATGAACCTGAAGGTGGTGTTTGGCCACCCCTTTTCTATATCCTGGCTCAGTCCCTTTGCCAAACCCGACCACGGGAAAGCTGAGCCCTACCAGTACGTTGTCTGA